The following are from one region of the Carnobacterium gallinarum DSM 4847 genome:
- a CDS encoding ATP-binding protein: MFQRPTYLKQLIQFKDSDFIKVITGVRRSGKSVLLMLFKEYLLQENVPEDHIIYMNFESFDYQTITTEEKFRKKLNELIPKDNEKIYLLFDEIQVVEGWQRVVNGIRVSFDSDIIITGSNANMLSGELATLLSGRYIEIPIYPFSFHEFLSVKGIEAKSRKVDGAYDEYEKYGGFPSVVIAEESIKDTILSGIFDTIVLNDVALRAGVKDPTALKSIIRFLSDNVGQLVNASKIVNTLKSEGVETTTHTVNRYLDLLENGYLFYRAKQYDIRGREYLRTNGKYFIVDSGLRRNAVGRKDGNYSNRLENIVYIELMRRGYTVDVGRLDSKEIDFVARKLDETLYVQVAYELPNNTHETDNLLNIKDNYKKIVVTGRYYDVEQIDGIPIIYIVDWLLSE; encoded by the coding sequence ATGTTTCAAAGACCTACTTACCTTAAGCAACTTATCCAATTTAAAGATTCTGACTTCATAAAGGTTATTACAGGAGTACGCCGTTCTGGAAAGTCAGTCTTATTAATGCTTTTTAAGGAATACTTACTACAAGAAAATGTACCTGAGGATCACATCATTTACATGAATTTTGAAAGCTTTGACTATCAGACAATTACAACTGAAGAAAAATTTCGTAAAAAATTGAATGAATTGATCCCAAAAGATAATGAAAAAATTTATTTGTTGTTTGATGAAATTCAAGTTGTGGAAGGTTGGCAGCGAGTTGTTAATGGTATTCGAGTTAGTTTCGATAGCGATATTATTATTACAGGTTCAAACGCAAACATGTTATCAGGTGAATTAGCGACACTTTTAAGCGGACGCTATATTGAAATTCCCATTTATCCATTTTCTTTTCATGAATTTTTAAGCGTAAAAGGAATTGAAGCAAAATCTCGTAAAGTAGATGGCGCTTATGATGAATACGAAAAATATGGTGGATTTCCTAGTGTTGTCATTGCAGAGGAATCTATTAAAGATACTATTTTATCTGGGATATTTGATACAATTGTTTTAAATGATGTTGCGTTAAGAGCAGGTGTAAAAGATCCTACAGCCTTAAAATCAATCATTCGCTTTTTGTCAGATAATGTTGGTCAGTTAGTTAATGCATCAAAAATTGTGAATACTTTAAAAAGTGAAGGTGTTGAAACAACTACTCATACTGTAAATCGTTATTTAGATTTGCTTGAGAATGGCTATTTATTTTATCGAGCCAAACAATATGATATTCGTGGACGAGAATACCTTAGAACTAATGGGAAATACTTTATTGTAGACTCTGGATTACGTAGAAATGCTGTTGGCAGAAAAGACGGTAATTATAGTAATCGTTTAGAAAATATTGTTTATATAGAATTAATGAGAAGAGGTTATACTGTAGATGTCGGAAGACTTGATAGTAAAGAAATCGATTTTGTTGCAAGAAAACTAGATGAGACTCTTTACGTACAAGTGGCATATGAATTACCAAATAATACACATGAAACGGATAACCTTTTAAATATCAAAGATAATTATAAAAAAATAGTTGTAACTGGTAGATATTATGATGTAGAGCAAATAGATGGCATTCCAATTATTTATATCGTCGATTGGTTATTGTCAGAGTAG
- a CDS encoding YdeI/OmpD-associated family protein — translation MQKVHKLIELNQMRPEGLTIFNQRKDQTGYSSVHRNVTLIKEYEDKIRKNPSAWEFFNQLPPSYKRDSIWWIMSAKKEETQIRRLNRFITSWEKGEILRL, via the coding sequence GTGCAAAAGGTGCATAAACTAATAGAACTCAATCAAATGAGACCTGAAGGACTGACTATTTTTAATCAAAGAAAGGATCAAACAGGCTATTCTTCCGTTCATAGGAATGTTACTCTGATAAAAGAATATGAAGATAAAATCAGAAAAAATCCAAGCGCTTGGGAATTTTTTAATCAGCTTCCACCTTCTTATAAAAGAGATTCTATTTGGTGGATCATGAGTGCCAAAAAAGAAGAAACGCAGATAAGAAGATTAAATCGATTCATTACTTCATGGGAAAAAGGAGAAATATTGAGACTCTAG
- a CDS encoding YdcP family protein, whose amino-acid sequence MMRLAEGIIIEKEETFGTLKFSALRREVRIQNEDGTASNNIKERTYDLKSTGQGRMIQVSIPASVPLKEFEYNTEVELINPIADTVANATYQGADVDWYIKADDIKLKEKVQMSKKEPANGK is encoded by the coding sequence ATTATGAGATTAGCTGAGGGAATTATCATTGAAAAAGAAGAAACATTTGGTACGTTAAAATTTTCGGCTTTGCGTCGAGAAGTTCGGATCCAAAATGAAGATGGAACAGCTTCAAACAATATCAAAGAACGCACTTACGATTTAAAATCAACAGGTCAAGGACGCATGATTCAAGTAAGTATCCCTGCTTCTGTTCCACTAAAAGAATTTGAGTACAATACAGAAGTGGAATTAATCAATCCAATTGCAGATACAGTCGCTAATGCCACTTATCAAGGTGCAGATGTAGACTGGTATATTAAAGCCGATGATATTAAACTAAAGGAAAAAGTGCAAATGTCAAAAAAAGAACCTGCTAACGGGAAATAG
- a CDS encoding YdcP family protein yields the protein MELKHIIPNMEKTFGQLEYAGEGTVEQRRINGKPTVFSRSYNLYSTIQRADDIEVILPADAGEKHFEVDDKVKLVNPKITAEGYKIGTRGFTNYIMHANDIVKL from the coding sequence ATGGAATTAAAACACATTATCCCCAATATGGAAAAAACATTCGGTCAGCTGGAATATGCTGGTGAAGGAACAGTTGAACAAAGAAGAATCAATGGAAAACCGACTGTATTCTCTCGTAGTTACAATCTTTACTCAACGATTCAACGCGCAGATGATATTGAAGTCATTTTACCTGCCGATGCTGGTGAAAAGCATTTTGAAGTAGATGATAAAGTGAAGCTTGTGAATCCCAAAATCACAGCTGAAGGATACAAAATTGGAACGAGAGGATTCACAAATTACATCATGCACGCTAATGATATTGTGAAATTATAG
- a CDS encoding SpaA isopeptide-forming pilin-related protein, with protein MNIKKYKAITLFSLLTVLIAFFISPITSFAATVNYEKVADYISTWHVKALGGLHWTDEGIHMIKADNQPAFCIEHGTLLTGGSGFTPSELTIAEKERLSLIAYYGYQIDPTVDNYGITQNLVWLEFGDELLTTNIPNFDNRRNEILNQVKNHNTKPTFNNQIINLKVGESVTLEDKNNVLSKYVKQLSNSANLKIEKNGNKLTLTATKDSKESGTIKYSIADSNSVGQSFVYAKPNEQKVATFKLSNAGEFNLNVKVKLNGTIKVKKIDKDTGKPLPNAKLKFEYDNQTKEVMTDSNGLAQINDITQGTTVTISEVTAPDGFFNQGELKKVMVEPNKTIEVILDNKPQKGQLSLMKKGKVPVGIEKNETEYGDLYEFKFDYQPLAGVTYEIQATEDIKVGSTTHAKKGDTLATVVTGDDGELIDMPLLYLGKYQAIEKSAPDGFIIDSTPIPFEFTYQGQTIELVSESLSATNEFQKIKLTLHKSEEIIKDWKENLPILDVQEANDKIFGLYTNQPMTFTDQELPQDSLINYGTVEEGLLTLDELQYPEGDYYFKELDSGTDHGLNPNKYPFSFKAEDNDSLKEITIYESPTEEGSDIPILNKLHFNEFRIKKTNEQATLKNKNGYEFNYDGLGTGAEFTLEDEDGKVLQIVSIDKESIGTFSNIPVGTFYLKEKSPSSDYYLPLDSIIQITSTKEGIKATDMDGKVIGEQLSENEETTILLDIKNDLIKGSAELTKKDVSTGEILPNTDIRILDENKNCIIEGKTDEKGIFTFKELPKGIYYFQEFGAPQGYQLDQTPVKFEIKEHGKVVKCDMTNKRTETNPLPQTGESRSSLLLGIGFALSLSALAFIGAKKVKKSKETND; from the coding sequence ATGAATATAAAAAAATACAAAGCGATTACGCTGTTTAGTTTACTAACAGTCCTAATCGCTTTTTTTATTTCCCCTATTACTTCATTCGCTGCCACAGTCAATTATGAAAAAGTAGCAGATTACATTTCCACTTGGCATGTCAAAGCATTAGGTGGTTTGCACTGGACCGATGAAGGCATCCATATGATTAAAGCGGACAATCAACCTGCTTTCTGTATTGAACATGGCACACTTCTTACTGGTGGTTCTGGATTCACCCCATCAGAACTAACTATCGCAGAAAAAGAACGCCTTTCATTAATCGCGTACTATGGTTACCAAATAGACCCAACTGTTGATAATTATGGAATAACTCAAAACTTAGTTTGGCTCGAATTTGGCGATGAATTATTAACTACAAATATTCCCAATTTTGACAATCGAAGAAATGAGATTTTAAATCAAGTCAAAAATCATAATACTAAACCGACTTTTAATAACCAAATCATCAATCTAAAAGTTGGCGAATCTGTTACTCTAGAAGACAAAAACAATGTCTTGTCCAAGTATGTTAAGCAGCTTAGTAATTCTGCTAACCTCAAAATTGAGAAAAACGGCAATAAACTGACATTGACTGCTACGAAAGATTCAAAGGAATCTGGAACCATTAAATATAGTATTGCTGATTCCAATTCAGTGGGTCAAAGCTTTGTTTATGCTAAACCTAATGAACAAAAAGTCGCCACCTTTAAACTTTCAAATGCGGGTGAATTCAATCTGAATGTCAAAGTGAAACTAAATGGCACTATCAAAGTAAAGAAAATCGATAAAGATACAGGAAAACCTTTACCAAATGCTAAATTGAAATTTGAGTACGACAATCAAACCAAAGAAGTGATGACAGATTCTAACGGACTTGCTCAAATAAATGATATTACTCAAGGAACAACCGTAACGATTAGTGAAGTGACTGCACCAGATGGTTTCTTTAATCAAGGTGAACTAAAAAAAGTGATGGTGGAACCAAACAAAACCATTGAAGTTATTTTGGACAATAAACCTCAAAAAGGACAACTTTCCCTAATGAAAAAAGGAAAAGTACCTGTAGGAATTGAAAAAAATGAAACAGAATACGGTGATTTATATGAATTCAAATTTGATTATCAACCTCTTGCAGGTGTAACTTACGAAATTCAAGCTACAGAAGATATCAAAGTAGGCAGTACCACTCACGCTAAAAAAGGCGATACCCTGGCTACTGTTGTAACGGGTGATGATGGAGAATTAATTGATATGCCTCTTCTCTACCTTGGTAAATATCAAGCTATTGAAAAATCGGCACCTGATGGATTCATTATTGATTCCACTCCGATTCCTTTTGAATTCACTTATCAAGGACAAACGATTGAGTTGGTCTCTGAATCCTTATCCGCTACCAATGAATTTCAAAAAATAAAATTAACCCTTCACAAATCTGAAGAGATTATCAAAGATTGGAAAGAAAACCTCCCTATTCTTGATGTCCAAGAAGCAAATGATAAAATATTTGGTTTATATACGAATCAACCTATGACCTTCACTGATCAAGAACTCCCTCAAGACTCTTTAATTAACTATGGAACAGTCGAAGAAGGTCTTTTAACGTTGGATGAGCTTCAGTATCCAGAAGGTGACTATTACTTTAAAGAGCTAGATTCAGGCACTGATCATGGCTTGAATCCCAATAAGTACCCTTTTAGCTTCAAAGCTGAAGATAATGATTCACTGAAAGAAATTACGATCTATGAATCTCCTACCGAAGAAGGTTCTGATATTCCAATCTTAAACAAACTACATTTTAATGAATTTCGTATCAAGAAAACCAATGAACAAGCGACATTAAAAAATAAAAATGGGTATGAATTTAATTATGATGGTCTAGGAACAGGTGCTGAATTTACACTTGAAGATGAAGATGGGAAAGTTTTACAAATCGTTTCGATCGACAAAGAATCTATAGGTACTTTTTCAAATATTCCTGTAGGGACATTCTATCTGAAAGAAAAGTCCCCTTCTTCCGACTATTACCTCCCTCTTGATTCTATCATTCAAATAACTTCTACTAAAGAAGGCATTAAAGCAACAGATATGGACGGAAAAGTGATAGGAGAACAACTTTCTGAAAATGAAGAAACAACTATTCTACTAGATATCAAAAATGACTTAATAAAAGGAAGTGCTGAATTAACGAAGAAAGATGTTTCTACTGGTGAAATTCTTCCAAACACAGATATTAGAATTCTTGATGAAAATAAAAACTGCATTATTGAAGGGAAAACGGATGAAAAAGGAATCTTCACCTTTAAAGAGTTACCAAAAGGAATCTATTACTTCCAAGAATTTGGTGCGCCACAAGGCTACCAATTAGATCAAACACCAGTGAAGTTCGAAATCAAAGAACATGGAAAGGTGGTGAAATGTGACATGACAAATAAAAGAACAGAAACAAACCCATTGCCACAAACAGGAGAATCACGCAGTTCTCTTCTACTTGGCATTGGGTTTGCCTTGTCTCTGAGCGCATTAGCTTTTATTGGCGCAAAGAAAGTAAAAAAATCAAAAGAAACTAACGACTAA
- a CDS encoding antirestriction protein ArdA, with the protein MQIYIANLGKYNEGELVGDWFTPPIDFDKVKERIGLNDEYEEYAIHDYELPFDISEYTPISEINRKCAMIEVLEGTPFYENISEFMNDWFSDIEELIENKDDIICYPDCDSMEDVARYYVEETGSLGEVPSNLQNYIDYQALGRDMELEGNFLVTSHGVFEYIH; encoded by the coding sequence ATGCAAATTTATATTGCTAATCTTGGCAAGTACAACGAGGGTGAACTGGTTGGCGATTGGTTCACACCTCCTATTGATTTTGATAAAGTTAAGGAACGAATTGGATTAAACGATGAATATGAAGAATATGCCATCCACGATTATGAACTTCCATTTGATATTAGTGAATATACCCCAATATCAGAAATTAATCGGAAATGTGCAATGATTGAAGTATTAGAAGGTACCCCTTTCTACGAAAATATATCTGAATTTATGAATGACTGGTTTAGTGATATTGAAGAATTAATAGAAAATAAAGATGATATCATTTGTTATCCAGATTGCGACAGTATGGAGGATGTGGCTCGTTACTATGTAGAAGAAACTGGAAGTCTTGGTGAGGTTCCAAGTAATTTACAGAACTACATTGATTACCAAGCGCTGGGACGAGATATGGAACTTGAAGGAAATTTTTTAGTAACATCTCATGGAGTATTTGAGTATATTCATTAA
- a CDS encoding conjugal transfer protein yields the protein MKKIKSYTSIWNVEKVIYAINDLQLPFPITFTQMTWFVVSILFVILFSHMPPLSFIDGAFLKYLGLPIAITWFMSQKTFDGKKPYGFLKSILSYFFRSKLTYAYKPIKLNTQKLNESITIVRSELYEVSD from the coding sequence TTGAAAAAAATAAAAAGTTACACCAGCATCTGGAATGTCGAAAAAGTCATTTACGCTATCAATGACCTACAACTGCCTTTTCCTATTACATTTACACAAATGACATGGTTCGTGGTATCCATTCTTTTTGTCATTCTATTTAGTCATATGCCACCTTTGTCCTTCATTGATGGGGCGTTTCTAAAATACCTTGGCTTACCCATCGCCATTACTTGGTTTATGAGTCAAAAGACATTTGATGGAAAGAAACCCTATGGATTCTTAAAATCCATCCTCTCCTATTTTTTTCGCTCTAAACTAACGTATGCCTACAAGCCTATAAAATTAAACACTCAAAAATTAAATGAATCCATTACAATTGTAAGGAGTGAACTTTATGAAGTATCCGATTAA
- the mobT gene encoding MobT family relaxase yields MGGLRLNTDETWRKELKNKRLTYGLSQNKLALASGITRSYISDIETGKVMPTLKLKETLNSTLERFNPDNPLEMLFDYVRIRFPTDKVAHVIEHILRINIDYMLHEDFAFYGYQEHLRFGDIVVMISYDSTKGTLLELKGKGCRQFESFLLAQHRSWFDFFRICLEEKAVFKRLDLAINDKVGILDIPELTRKCKQEECISVFRSFKNYRSGELVHRDEKADMGNTLYIGSLKSEVYFCIYEKDYEQYVKNAVPIEEADIKNRFEIRLKNDRAIHAVQDLLAFNNAEKTAFDIINRYLRFVDKDETKRRTDWETNERWEWFIGKDRGALRLTTEPEPYSFERTLNWLRHQVAPTLKVAKMLDTLNKTDIVDELIREARLNERHEKIIEQQSYSTEDVIL; encoded by the coding sequence ATTGGAGGTTTGCGATTGAATACAGATGAAACTTGGAGAAAAGAACTAAAAAATAAACGATTAACTTATGGTCTCTCACAAAACAAGCTCGCCCTAGCTTCTGGCATTACTCGTTCCTATATAAGTGACATAGAAACTGGAAAAGTAATGCCTACACTTAAGTTAAAAGAAACTCTAAATAGCACTTTAGAAAGGTTTAACCCAGATAATCCTTTGGAGATGCTTTTCGATTATGTCCGAATTCGATTCCCCACCGATAAGGTGGCTCATGTGATTGAACATATTTTACGAATCAACATAGATTACATGCTTCATGAAGATTTTGCTTTTTATGGTTATCAAGAACATCTTCGTTTTGGTGATATTGTTGTCATGATTTCTTATGATAGTACCAAAGGCACACTACTTGAACTCAAAGGAAAAGGGTGTCGTCAATTCGAAAGCTTTTTGTTGGCTCAACATCGTAGTTGGTTTGATTTTTTTCGGATATGCTTAGAAGAAAAAGCAGTCTTTAAACGACTGGATCTAGCAATTAATGACAAAGTTGGCATCTTAGATATTCCTGAACTGACCCGAAAATGTAAACAAGAAGAATGTATTTCAGTTTTTCGTAGCTTTAAAAATTATCGTTCTGGAGAATTGGTTCATCGTGACGAAAAAGCAGATATGGGAAACACCTTATATATAGGCTCACTGAAAAGTGAAGTCTATTTTTGTATCTACGAAAAAGATTATGAACAATACGTCAAAAATGCTGTCCCTATTGAAGAAGCAGACATCAAAAATCGTTTTGAAATTCGTTTAAAAAATGATAGAGCCATACATGCTGTTCAGGATTTACTAGCTTTTAACAATGCTGAAAAGACAGCCTTTGATATCATTAACCGCTATTTACGGTTTGTAGATAAAGATGAAACAAAACGTCGAACAGATTGGGAGACCAATGAACGTTGGGAATGGTTTATAGGCAAAGATCGTGGCGCTCTAAGATTAACAACCGAACCTGAACCCTACTCGTTTGAACGAACATTAAATTGGTTACGGCATCAAGTTGCGCCAACTTTAAAAGTGGCTAAAATGTTGGATACCTTAAATAAAACAGATATTGTAGATGAACTTATTCGTGAGGCTCGTTTAAATGAGCGACATGAAAAAATAATAGAACAACAATCTTATAGTACGGAGGACGTCATCTTATGA
- a CDS encoding alpha/beta fold hydrolase, whose translation MTKNDTFPTPTRISVNGVDLEVFEAGQKTGGQPIVLCHGWPEHAYSWRHQVTPLVEAGYHVIIPNQRGYGSSSCPKEVTNYDIEHLTGDLVALLDHYQYKEAIFMGHDWGASVVWSMALLHPARVRKMINLCLPYQVRGEKPWIDFMKDVFGEDYYFVHFNKQPGVADVLLDENIAQFLHNLYRKNVPLQGPVKGMEMIHLATATKPLGEPVMSDEDLAIYISGFKKTGFTPSINWYRNLNRNWYILGAVSPILHQPTLMVYGEKDIIPPLQNIKDFVPHIDVKSLDTGHWIQEEKPEELNQMILEWLEK comes from the coding sequence ATGACAAAAAATGATACATTTCCAACACCAACACGTATTTCTGTAAACGGGGTGGATTTAGAAGTTTTTGAAGCTGGACAAAAAACTGGAGGGCAACCTATCGTTCTCTGCCACGGATGGCCAGAGCATGCCTACTCTTGGAGACATCAAGTGACTCCTCTTGTAGAAGCAGGTTATCACGTTATTATACCTAATCAACGCGGGTACGGGTCCTCTTCTTGTCCAAAAGAAGTCACAAACTATGATATTGAACATTTAACTGGCGATCTTGTTGCTCTATTGGATCATTATCAGTACAAAGAGGCCATTTTTATGGGGCATGATTGGGGCGCAAGTGTTGTTTGGAGCATGGCTTTGCTGCATCCAGCACGTGTTCGTAAAATGATTAACTTATGTTTGCCTTACCAAGTTCGTGGCGAGAAACCTTGGATTGATTTTATGAAAGATGTTTTTGGAGAGGACTATTATTTTGTTCACTTCAACAAACAGCCAGGTGTTGCAGATGTTCTATTAGACGAAAATATAGCTCAATTTCTTCATAACTTATATCGGAAAAATGTTCCATTACAAGGTCCTGTAAAAGGAATGGAAATGATTCATCTAGCGACAGCAACCAAGCCATTAGGAGAACCTGTGATGAGCGATGAGGATCTTGCTATTTATATCTCCGGATTCAAGAAGACCGGTTTCACTCCAAGCATCAATTGGTACAGAAACCTCAATCGTAATTGGTATATATTAGGTGCTGTATCTCCTATTCTTCATCAGCCGACATTGATGGTATACGGCGAAAAAGATATCATTCCGCCACTTCAAAATATAAAAGATTTTGTACCTCATATAGATGTTAAGAGTTTGGACACTGGTCATTGGATTCAAGAAGAAAAACCTGAAGAACTCAATCAAATGATTTTAGAATGGCTGGAAAAATGA
- a CDS encoding FtsK/SpoIIIE domain-containing protein encodes MRPSNKQLLYHFTLARLLPLFLSILLLFYHKQLLQTNWETVSLIDANIQLNIPYLMSSFFTALFVCLLVTYLYYHYRIDHIKQMQHRQKLARMILENGWYESEQVQSDNFFKDLGSSKTKEKIRYFPKVYYRLKDGLIHIQVEITMGKYQEQLLKLEKKLETGLYCELTDKILKDSYVEYILLYDTINSRITIDDVQTQNGQLKLMDNIWWSYDSLPHMLIAGGTGGGKTYFILTIIEALLQTNATIYVLDPKNADLADLETVMPNVYYKKEDMIDCLNQFYDEMMLRNETMKLMDGYKTGKNYAYLNLPAHFLVFDEYTSFMEMIGRDSIEVMSKLKQIVMLGRQSGFFLILACQRPDAKYLGDGIRDNFNFRVALGRMSELGYNMMFGENDKDFFLKPIKGRGYVDVGTSVISEFYTPFVPKEHDFLEAIQELNQHKQAVAASCEAKDADTD; translated from the coding sequence ATTAGACCGAGTAATAAACAGTTGCTTTATCATTTTACACTTGCTAGACTACTACCTCTTTTCCTTTCTATTCTTTTGTTGTTCTATCATAAACAACTTCTTCAAACGAACTGGGAAACTGTAAGTCTTATAGATGCAAACATCCAATTAAATATCCCCTATTTAATGAGCAGTTTCTTCACTGCTCTTTTTGTTTGCCTTTTAGTAACTTATCTTTATTATCACTACCGAATTGACCATATTAAACAAATGCAGCACCGTCAAAAACTAGCTCGAATGATTCTAGAAAATGGCTGGTATGAATCCGAACAAGTACAATCAGACAACTTTTTTAAAGACTTAGGTAGTAGTAAAACGAAAGAAAAAATCCGTTATTTTCCAAAAGTTTATTATCGTTTAAAAGATGGATTGATTCATATTCAGGTAGAGATCACAATGGGAAAATACCAAGAGCAACTTTTGAAATTGGAAAAGAAATTAGAAACAGGATTGTATTGTGAACTTACAGATAAAATTCTCAAAGACTCTTATGTGGAATACATCCTTCTTTACGATACGATTAACAGTCGGATTACCATTGATGATGTTCAAACTCAAAATGGGCAATTAAAATTAATGGACAACATTTGGTGGTCTTATGACTCCCTGCCCCATATGTTAATTGCTGGCGGAACTGGTGGAGGAAAAACTTATTTTATCCTAACGATTATTGAAGCTCTTCTTCAAACCAATGCCACTATTTATGTCCTTGATCCAAAAAATGCTGACTTGGCTGACTTAGAAACGGTTATGCCAAATGTTTATTATAAGAAAGAAGACATGATCGACTGCCTAAACCAATTTTATGATGAAATGATGCTACGAAATGAAACGATGAAATTAATGGATGGATATAAAACTGGTAAAAATTATGCCTATTTAAATTTACCTGCTCACTTTTTAGTTTTCGATGAGTATACTTCTTTCATGGAAATGATTGGACGTGACAGTATCGAAGTGATGAGTAAATTAAAACAAATCGTGATGTTAGGACGGCAATCTGGATTTTTCTTGATTTTGGCTTGCCAAAGACCTGATGCAAAATATTTAGGTGATGGCATCCGTGATAACTTTAATTTCAGAGTAGCTTTAGGCAGAATGTCAGAACTTGGCTATAACATGATGTTTGGCGAAAATGATAAAGACTTTTTCTTAAAACCTATCAAAGGTCGTGGCTATGTAGATGTTGGAACAAGTGTCATTAGTGAGTTTTATACCCCTTTTGTTCCAAAAGAGCACGATTTTTTAGAAGCTATTCAAGAGCTCAATCAACACAAGCAGGCTGTGGCTGCATCGTGCGAAGCGAAAGATGCAGATACAGACTAG